The following coding sequences lie in one Zingiber officinale cultivar Zhangliang chromosome 2B, Zo_v1.1, whole genome shotgun sequence genomic window:
- the LOC122047289 gene encoding protein CPR-5-like — translation MDPTLSHGRATVDGRGGDNISDGGGGVSCDNAGGRRSQPLRSGKGVATSRTRRKERDDASSSSSSYSSSSASRFTRKRSKIRGVRLRSGGSRGLLVFRGNECLQELALPLGMSFAAVIAQVVFGKSISKESIEIDHLSKMCSSAIKESITNIYGQKFDYFIRNFDKSFSSSLKTLGLINNMSVNRKENAVAPGLCSYNSHEMTPDLTNSELIRTIKDPVENVVSSHFCSLSYEPTPDMTNAEFIRAIEGRKEHAPFKSADNQLIIHQHTNQQLTNIHSNTDGTAFSHSILSTMERSVIEQARSNDLKAVEIELVMKKLQFKQSQLVISSDANLLEKIKISLGISKTSFKEEKLRNQMQETRHAQLLQQCMDLLVAGLIVMCILLTYGAFIFSYQRVAEVTSACESVKEKSSSWWIPKGVQSFNSGMHILRCQFVVLSRMSFGILMIVVIAYVAFQRSAKSAAAMPVTFIALLLGALCGFFGKVCIDTLGGNGYRWLIDWEVLCMLHFFANAFPSVLYNLLYGPVAVSQGANSAMFPYWLRRYVFYALLLPILPISSGLLPFASFFEWKVHFVEKLTFWGSDSTY, via the exons ATGGATCCCACCCTATCCCACGGCCGAGCTACGGTTGATGGACGTGGCGGAGATAACATCAGCGATGGAGGCGGAGGTGTGTCTTGCGATAACGCCGGGGGACGGCGGTCCCAGCCGCTAAGGAGTGGAAAGGGCGTGGCTACCTCGAGAACCAGGAGGAAGGAGAGGGATGACGCCTCTTCCTCGTCGTCCTCGTATTCCTCTTCGTCGGCCTCGCGTTTCACGAGGAAGCGGTCAAAGATCAGAGGGGTGCGTTTGCGGAGCGGGGGAAGCCGTGGCCTTTTGGTGTTTCGCGGCAATGAGTGTCTGCAGGAACTTGCTCTTCCGCTCGGCATGTCCTTCGCTGCGGTTATTGCTCAG GTTGTGTTTGGGAAGAGCATTTCAAAAGAGAGTATAGAAATAGATCATCTTTCCAAG ATGTGTAGTTCAGCAATCAAGGAATCAATAACAAAT ATATATGGGCAAAAATTTGATTATTTCATAAGAAATTTTGATAAGTCATTCTCTAGCTCATTGAAGACCCTTGGTTTGATAAATAACATGTCTGTTAATAGGAAGGAAAATGCTGTTGCCCCTGGTTTGTGTTCTTACAACAGTCATGAAATGACACCTGACTTGACCAACTCTGAACTTATCAGAACCATCAAAGATCCTGTGGAAAATGTTGTTTCTTCCCatttttgttctttgagttatgAACCTACACCTGACATGACCAATGCTGAATTTATCAGAGCCATTGAAGGTCGTAAGGAACATGCTCCATTTAAATCAGCAGACAATCAACTCATTATCCATCAACATACGAACCAGCAACTTACAAATATTCACAGTAACACAGACGGTACTGCATTTAGTCATTCTATTCTGAGTACAATGGAAAGATCTGTTATTGAGCAGGCTCGCTCTAATGACCTCAAGGCTGTTGAGATAGAGCTAGTAATGAAGAAGTTGCAGTTCAAGCAATCTCAGTTAGTCATTAGTTCAGATGCAAATTTGCTAGAGAAGATTAAGATATCTTTAGGTATTTCCAAGACTTCCTTCAAGGAAGAGAAATTGAGGAATCAAATGCAGGAGACTAGACATGCACAACTTTTGCAACAATGTATGGACCTTCTAGTTGCTGGTTTGATTGTCATGTGTATCTTGCTTACGTACGGAGCTTTCATCTTTTCATATCAACGTGTTGCAGAGGTCACATCTGCCTGCGAGTCTGTTAAAGAG AAATCCAGCTCCTGGTGGATTCCTAAGGGAGTCCAGTCTTTCAATTCAGGCATGCACATTTTGAGGTGCCAGTTTGTGGTCCTATCTCGCATGTCGTTTGGGATATTAATGATTGTAGTGATAGCTTATGTGGCTTTCCAAAGGTCAGCAAAGTCAGCTGCAGCCATGCCGGTGACATTTATTGCGCTTCTGCTAGGAGCTCTTTGTGGTTTTTTCGGAAAGGTATGCATAGATACACTAGGCGGAAATGGATATCGCTGGCTAATTGATTGGGAAGTTCTGTGCATGCTCCATTTCTTCGCCAATGCTTTCCCATCTGTGTTATACAATCTTCTTTACGGCCCTGTAGCTGTATCCCAAGGAGCAAATTCAGCTATGTTTCCTTACTGGCTGAGAAGATATGTATTCTATGCACTGCTGCTGCCTATTCTTCCGATATCAAGCGGCTTGCTGCCATTTGCTTCTTTCTTTGAATGGAAAGTGCATTTTGTGGAGAAATTAACTTTCTGGGGTTCAGATTCAACATATTGA